Part of the Bubalus bubalis isolate 160015118507 breed Murrah chromosome 9, NDDB_SH_1, whole genome shotgun sequence genome is shown below.
GCCCCAGAACTGCCTGGTGGGGGCACAAGGGCACGGGGGGACCGGGGTCTGAGGACCCCCACACCTTGGGCTGTTCCTTCTCAGCTCTGCTCTTTGCTGCTGGGCGAGACCCCTCAGTCCGTCTTTTACTGCCCACTGCCGTGGTACCTTGGGGTGCCTCCAGGGGCAGTGGGCCCAGGGACGGGGTGGGCAGCCGGGGCTGTGGCCCAGAGGGAAGGCACACCCAGTCCTGCCCCTGCCTCAGCCACTGGACCTCAAGACAGACCCAGGTCCTGAGCCTCCAGGCGTTTGCTGCAGACAGTCTCCCTGGATCTTGGGACACGGTTGTGATGTTCCCCGGGGGGGAACTGAGGAAGCCCCTGTGGCACAGGGACCGCAGACTGCCACACTCACCAAACGCTTGCTCCAGGAATGGCCAGGAACACTTGGTGAAGGAGACATGCGGAGCCGTGTGTCTGTGCCCCACGGCCCGGCCCTGCGAGCAGTGGCCTATCTCGGAGCTGGTCCCCTCCCCACACCACATGGACCACCCATCCTGTCCCCCAAGGTGCTGCCTGGGGAAAGATGCACACTTTGGATGAAGAAACCAGCACTGCCTCCTGTACCCCAAGCTGCTGTGCGGGTGCCCGAGGCACAACAAAAGAGGGGTTGGGCAGAATGGGTGGAGCCCCAGGGGTCTGGGGTTACAGGCCCCAAGCAAGGGAACTTCTACTCGTGCCCCCTCCATACCAATATTGAGCCCCAGCCTCGGCAGCATCCCCAGAAGGTCCGGCCTTGTCATCACTTCCTTTGTGCTGGTGGAACACCCAGCCCCAGGCGCATCAGTGCTGACCACACTGCCCAGTAGGGATGTCCAGAGAAGTTGAAGTGGTGGGTGCCCGGGGCCCAGAGCCCAGTGTGTCCAGCAAGGGGGCACTTGGGACCAGGTAGGGCAACCCAAAGCCTCTAGACACGATTCTCTGACTTTCCGGGAACCGGTACCCTCAGGGGTGTGCACTAGGTGCCCTCTGGTGGTGGCTGGAGGGAATGGTTGGCCAGCAGCAGCCCTTCTGCCCCAGCCCCTTGGTTTTCTGGGACCAGTGGCCTCAGTTCCTGTGAATGAGGGCATCTTCTCCAGGCTGTGGGGTGCAAAGTACCTATAAAGTGCCCCTACTCACTCCACGGGTgctcagaggaaccagagcagCAGGTGACTTTGTGACACACCTGGTCAGCAGCCTGGTGCAGTGGGATCTGCTGAGCAGAGGCATGTTCATTCTACCTCAGAACCTACCAGGCCTCAAACTGGTGGCCAGCAGGCCTAATTTATCCACATGGTATGTAGGGGATTTTTGCCAGTGTTGAAAaatgcttcccttgtagctcagttggtaaacagtctacctgcaatgcaggagacccaggttcaatccctgggtcaggaagatcccctggaagaaatggcaacccactccagtattcttgcttggagaatcccattgacagaagagcctggcaggctagtctgtggggtcgcaagagttggacacgacttagcgactaaaccactaccaccagaTCTCTGGCTTCTCTGGAAATATGGGAAAAGCCAGCCCAACACTGAGACCCCTGCCTCTCCCGAAAAGCAGGGGTCTGAGCCCCTCATCCAGACCTGAAGGTCTGCAGGCCTCCAGAGGGCACCTGGGGGACCACACAACCCTGGGGTTTAGGCTCCCCAGGACCACGGTTTGGCCCCATCCATGCTTCCCCATTTGGTCCAGCTATTGGGGTACAGGATGGGCAAGCAGACAACTCTCTTCTCCCCCTGGAGGGTCTCAAGGCATTGGCCCTGCCCTTCCTCGAGTCCCCCACCCCTACCCGCTATGCCTTCTGGACAGACTTCCAGCTTGAGTGAGGCCCACCCAAGACACAGGGAGTGCTTTGCCCAGGAGAGGGGTACCTGGCAGCTGGTGTGAGAGCTGCCCGACCTGGGGGCCCTATGGGAAGGATGCCTTGGTTTTGCCCAGTTTCTCTTTTAAGGACATAAACAGGCTTATCAGAAGGGCTGCTGCCTGAAGAGCCAGCGGGTGTCTTCAGTTCTGCTGCAGGGCTCCTCCTATCCCTTCCCACCTTTCCCCCTCACCTGGCCCCCAGCACTCCAGCCATGCTCTAGTCTCAGCCTCACCAGCTAAACCTCCCCATCTCCCGAGCTCTCCTGGTGAGCCCCAGGCCTGGCAAAGACACACAACAGAGGACAGAGGACgagggtcagactttattgtgAGCAGGATGGTAGGGAGTGGAGCTCAGGCCCAGCACAGCGGCTCTGAGACTGTTGGCCAGACTACCTTCCTCCTGTGTGCAGATGGGGCATTGGTGAGGGGGATGCGCTTAAGGCCGCCACGTGGTCAGACCTGCAGTGACCTGACAACACTGGCTCCACACGGCAGGACGCTTGGCACAGCACACAGCCTGGGACCTTCCTGTGACCTTCCACAAAGGGCAGGGACCTggctccagcccagcccagcagctTCAGAGATGGACCTGGACAGGAGCCTTCACCCCTGCCCTGTGAATACATCAGGACACCAACAGCCCAGGGGACCAGTGGGGTAGGGGGTGCAGCAGGAGCCTTACACAAACCTCATGAGGCCTGGGGTGCTCACGAGATGTTTAAACAAGAAAAGCAAAGCCCCTAAGGAGCAGAATTCTACACAGAGAAAACcctacttcagtttttaaaaaaggagagaaaatgtgtAGTCTGAATGTACAACACGGTCTGCTTTCGCTGGGGGGTTTCCAGAGAGGGAAGAGCGTGGGGCTGTTCTCTGCGCTGCCTGTAGACTCATCCTGGTCCTGCGGGAAGTGGGGACTCAGACCAGCCCGGGAAGTGGGGACTCAGGCAAGCCCGGGAGcagggccccacccccacccccgccatgccctcccctccccttcaccTCTCAGCTGGAGTTCCTCTGGCGAACATTCTTGTCTTTGTCTTTGTCATTCAAGGGGTTCCCACTGCTTTTCCTGGGGGCAGAGGAGTCCTCAGGAAGAAGAGACTGGGAGTCCCTGCTCCTTCACCCCTGCACCCCCTCCCGGTGGATCGgggtcccagcccctcccctgcccacccactCCCCAGCAGGTGACTTACAATGGAGCAGAGCCTATGTCTTCATCTGAGCAGAGCAGAGGCAGCCACATGCAAGAGAAGAGGCAGGTGTCAGGGGTTCCCCACACCAGACCCCTCACTGGGTGGCCCTGACCCACAGCACTCTGCCCTCGGCCGCCCATGGGACAGGCACCCTCGCATGGGCTGTCTAGGGTCTTGGTGGGTCTGGTACCCTGGAGCACCCCTGCAGGCAGGTGCCCGGCCCCGGATGCCCCACCAGGCAGCCCAGTGAGGAGAGGAGAGGTCAGGTCTCATGGGCCAGAAGACTCCCTGCCAGGGAAGGGAGCGCATCCCCGCCGAGAGGCCCAGGGTCCCCCACCCAGGAGGGAGTGGAGGACTGTGGCACCGGCTCACCATCCAGGACCTCGTCTGGCTTCCGCCTCTTCTCGTAGATGAAGATGATGGTGACCAGCACAAGCACCTCAGCCACGATGCCCAGGAAGGGCCAGAGGGCAGCAAAGCGGTTGCGCACGCGCAACGTGATGGCTGCCTGGCTGGTGCCCTCCAAGCTGGTGCCGTTGCACACGTACTTGCCGGGGTCCTCCTTCAGGTCCACGTTGGGGATGTGCAGCTCTGTGCGGCTCTCCGAGGAGACCACAAAGAACTTGCTCTGGGTGCTGTTGGTGATGACCTGGTCCCCAGATTCACTCTCCTTGTACCACAGCCAGTTGATGACTGGCGGGAAGGAGTCCGATTTGCAGACCAGGATCACAGTCTCCCCCTCCGTGGCGTGCTCCGACTTCTTCACGGCCTTGATGCTGGGGGGTCCTGCGGGGAAGAGGGCAGTCTGGAGCCTGACCCCCAGCCAGAGATGGTGGTGGAgctgccctgccccagcccccaagGTGGGATCTGCGCCTGCCCCCACTCCCCTTGGAGCCTACCCCTCACTTCCAGATCGGTGCGGCCCGCGTGCTCCGGAAGGAAGATGCACGAGTACTGGCCTGAGCGGTCTTCCGAGTCCACCCTGCAAGCGGATGCAGGGAGCAGGGTGAAGTGGGCAGGTTCCCAGGGAGCAGAGACCACACCCAGGAGCCCTGGCCTGGCTTCAGTCCAAGCCCATGGCAGCTTCTGGAGCTGCTCCCTGTGGGTCGCAGGGCCCAGCGAGCCAGGAGTGGGGTACCCCAATCCACAGGAAGCAGGAAGGGTCTTGAAGGTGGTGGAGTCTGGCAGCCCGGGAACTTCCCTGGATCCTGGGCCTCAGCCATCTCCACACCCATCTGTATGGTGGCCCCACTTACTCATACTCTGTCTTGAGGTCAGGCAGGGCGTCCTCCTTCAGCACCTTGCCCCCCTTCACCCAGCGGTGGCCCACAATCTCAGTGGCACTGTGATTCAAGGCACAGGTGAGCCGCGTTTTGGAGCCGTCATTGTCTATGTTCGTCCAGATCCTGCTCCCTAGGAAGCCAAGGAGAGATGTGAAAGGCATTAGGAAAATCCATCCGTCAGGAGAACCCATGGTGTCAGTCTGCCATGGGCCCCAGCCCCCTCCACAGGGGAAGGGAGGCCAGGGCTAGTCCCCAGAGTCCAGAAGCACAAGGGCTTTGGAAGGTCCTCCCCTGGGATCTGGGGCGGGACTCTGGGAGAATGGTCTTCACTGGCCGGGCCGCAGGTGTAGGGGGAGCAGCAGCACCCACCTCATGCCAGAACAAGGACCAGGACAGTGAGTGCTGGGTCTGCCCACTCTGGGCGGCCTGGTATGCTCCCCCCTCCCCGAACCAAGGCAAGGCCACCATGAGGGACAGGTGTGCTCAGGTCATGGTGCTGCAGCAGCCCAGCTGGATGTGCCTGCCTTCCAGGAGGCCACATGCCACCAAGCCTCCATGCAGAGTGTCCTGCCTGGACACTGGGGCGATGCCCAGCAGCCATTCCACTTTGTTTCCAGCCAGGCAAACCTCCCCATTTGTTACGACCTTCTCTTTAGGAACCAAAATGCGAAGCCACTTAGAACCAGATGGTCAGAAGCAGGTGTATGGTTCTGGAGAGCGGAACTGGGCTTGAGCTAGGGAAGGTCCCTCTGCAGGGACCAAGGCAGGACACTCCAGACCTCCAGGCAttcagggaggagccaggaggcaGACCAGAAGAGGACCCCTCTTGGGGGTCAGGCTGCGCCTCCAGGTGCTGACCTTCAGCCATGTCCACACCATAGCCTTTTCCCAGCACTGGGAGCAGGCGTCCGGGGGACACTCCCGTCAGCCCCCTGGGATCCGTGGCTGCACGGGGCTCTCACTGTGCCTGGGGACAGTGGACTTTGTAATAAAGCTGGCTGCCAGGTCATCCACCAGGAGGTGTCTGTTTCTCTGGAACcttcacccacacacacaccccggaGGTGTCCCTTGGGGAAGGCCATACTCCCAGGATGGATGCGCAGAATAAGCCAGCCCAGAGGCCTCTGGCATAAAGCACAGCCCAGGGCTGCAATGGGACAGCTCAGCCAGCCGGAAAGCAGCCCAGGCCGCCATCCGGACTCCTGCTTCCTCAATGGGGTCACGGTGCCATCTGACAGCACAAAGCATTAGAAGCTGGTGGAGCGATTGGAGACGGTGAAAACTCTAACTGATGCCCAATACCCCAACCAGGGGCCATCCTAAGAGCACAGCCTGCTcagccccccactccccactcctGTCAACACTGACTCCCAGCCACCCAGGAGACTGAGGCTTGAATCCCAGGACAGACTTCACAGCTGGGCTGCCTTCAGCTTTAGGTCCTGGGTGGGCTGGCCGCAGCCTGATCCAGACCCCAGCTCTAGTTCTGGTTCGGGGGACACCAGCTTCCTTCAGGTGGAGGAGGGAGACCCAAGGGAGCCCGTGGACAGGAGACGGGAACAGCCCGGTGGGGTCTCTTTCTGAGTGCCAGTCCTCACTGCCCCACCTCCAGCCACCTGCTGGCTTTCTTTAAAAGAGGACAGGGTGTCTCAGAAGTCAGGCCAGCATGAACTGAAGCAAAGGAGGCCTCTTGGCAGCTCTGGGCGCCCCTGCCCCGGGACTCTCCTGCAGCAGCACctgcgcacgtgcacacacaggtTGTGTAGGAGAATGAGCCTGGCCGGCCACAAGGCCCAGGGACAGGCCCACCTTCAAGTCTAACCACCCAGGGCAGCCCACAGGCAACCCAGTCCCCAGGTGAGGTGGTGACAGGAACAGGGGTGTGAGGCTGGATACCACCTCTGCGCCACTTTCGAAGGCTTGCCTCCAGTCACCCGTTTCTCTGTCAAGATTTCCCAAGATTGCAAAACCAGCAGTTCTGTGCAGAGCTGGGAGGTGAGTCAGGGCAGGAAGTGAGGCTGGCAGCCCCCATTCTCCCAGACAGGCCCTCGGACTCAAGAGTGCTAGGAAGGAGCTCAGGCAGGTATTATACAGGCCCCACCCTGCCTCCTGAGTGAGAAAAGAAGTGCCCCAGGCCACCTCCAGGTGGCAGCAAGGTGAGGCCTCAGCTCTCAGagaggggcagaggcagggcccCAGTCCCACCCAGGGCGTCTACAGAGGCCAGTGGGGCCAGAATCAACCAGGAGGGCCTCCCCAGCTGAGGCCCTGCAGGCCAACACCCCAGGCTTGGTCAGAGGGCTGCACACAGCAAGGGAGTCATCCTACCCCCTCGAATGATCTGCCCCATCCCGGTCGCCATCAGCAGGGCTGGGTCCctcctgtgcgtgtgtgtgtggtacAGTGGCTGCAGCCACCCAAGGCCACCACGGAGGATGTGACACCTGCGACACTGACGGTCACCAGGACAGGGCCACGAGGAAGGACGCCTCCCCAGTGCCCCTCAGGAAGCACTGACGGGAAAAGCACGCCTGACCCCCAGCCAGCCCAGCACCCAGGAGGCCCGGGCAGCACCCCCAGGACTCACAGGGGCCCCGGCAAGAGGCAGCAGAGCCCAGGAAGGGAGGGCGCCTGACCCTCCTCCTTTCCTGGCCATGTGACTGCAACCCACGTTCTCAAGTAAAGTCACCTTCATCTAAAAACAGCCACCCCTCCTCCGTGCCCACTCAGCAGCCGGGCTGGGCGCAGGGCCAGCCAGGCCTCGGTACACAGCCCAGAGGGAGCTCCTGGGACGAGGCAGACAGAAGACCACCTCTGGAAGGCCAGCCCGGGCTGCTCACCCCTCCACTGTGCTGGCGAGGGGCCAGTCCTTCACTCAAGACCCAGACAGGGACCAGTGAGCAAGCCCCTGCCTGCCCACCAGCTATGCCAGGACCAGGGGACCCTGCACATCTGGACGGCAGGTCCCTCCCAGCAGGAACACTGTCCTGGGGCCTCAGGTGACAGAAGGGCCGAAGAGGCCCCTGAGGCAAGTTTCTGGCTGACCTGGCCAGGAGAGGCAAACACTTCCATGAACGCCCTCACCCCGGGCAGAAAAAGGACATGGGACCCAGACTTTTCGGTCTCTGCCAGAGTCCCTGGAAAAGGTGGAAAGTGAAAACGGAGGATGAGGCAGACACTGCCCCAGGACTGACCAGTCctgaccaccccacccccacccagtacacgtgtgtgtgtgtgtgtgtgtgtgtgtgtgcacgagcGCGCGAGCAGTCCACAGCGAAGGGTGATGGACCGCCGGAGGAATGGCCCTCTACAGAGAGCCACAAAGGGCCTCCTGCCCCACTGGCCAGCGAGGCCTGCACCTGGAGGGCGCAAGCTGCCAGGGCCTCACCCAGAGGTGGTCAATAAAGGGCCACTTTGATtataaggaagaggaaagaggtgGACTGAGATCTTGGATCTTAAAGTGGGTCAGGAGCAACCAGGGGAAGCTTCCCCAAAATGCAGGCCCTCCCACACCCTAAGGCAGCTGGTGCCCTGCTCAGAGCCCACCTGTTCCCGCCTCCACTGGGGAAGAGACCCAGACCCTGTTGGTTTGCACTTTGTTCTCCGTGTGCCGGTCAGTATAAATCGTTAACCCAGAACCAACTGTGAAGCCTCGATCcacacaagaagaaaaaaaaaaaaagaaatctgtcttTGTATTTCAGGCAAAGAGTCTGTGGGGCTTTCTCCAGGAAAGGCATGCCTTAATGCATTTTCAGGCGAGCATTCTCTAAATCCGACCTGCCCACCAAACAGGCTGCCTCTACTTTAAGGAAGCTTGGCAAACAGAGCCTCTGTAAAAAAAACAGACGTCTGGTCCCCCCACACTTCCTGCTCTGAGGCGGGTGGCTCACGGTGACCTTGGAACACCTCCCCTCCCGGCCGGTGCCTCCACTCCCATCCCGGTAAAAATAGGAGGGTGGACCATCGCCACCTCCTCCTGGGCCCTGAAATCGGACAAAACTGGAGGAGGTGGAGTGTCGGCCTCCTCACAAAGGTTTAAGTGTTTCGGCGACCCCAGGGGTTGGGTGCACGATCAGAGTGAGACATGGGACCTAAATCCTGGCAAGAATGCGACAATCCCTCCGGCCGAAAAGCCGGCCCGCCTCAGGGGCCGTCACGTGCCGGGGAGCCGCGGGTCCCCTTGGGGATAAAAGCCCACCCACCTCCCGGATGACAGCCAGTGTCTGGGCGCCAGGGGTTCCCCTGCGCCCCACGCTCCAGCTCTCCGAGCTGGGAAGGCTCTTCATAAGATGCCTCGCGCAGATCTGCTTCAGCTCGGAGTCTCcctccccccctcctcccccgggCCTGGGTCTCCCTCCACAAGCCGGGTTCTACTCCCCTGGGgtctcccaccctcccccaggcGGGGTCTCCCTCCCGGGTCCGAGGTTCCTCTCCCGCCCGGGCCGGGGTCTCCTCGCCAGGCCGTGGGTCCCCCTCTCGCAGAGGCCAGGGTCTCCCCTTGAGCTGAAGGCGAGCTGCTCCCTGCCAGCTTGGACCACCGACAGGCTTCGAGCCCCCACCCCAAGGTCCTGACCTGCCCCGAAGCCACCCTGGGCACTCAGCAGCACGAGCCCCAACACCGCGATCTGACCGGCCGCCATGTCCCGCCGTCCCGCCGTCCCCGAGCAACCGCTGCCCGCGGCACTATAAGAACCCGACAGTCGCCGGGCGCGCGCACGCAGGCAGCGTTGCGGGGCGGGGCGCGTGCACGGTGAGTCGCCTACCACCTGCGCACGCGTAGGGACGCATGTACGCACACTCCAGTCTGGGCCGACTCGTTCTACGGAAGCCGAGTGGGAGGAGCCGTGTGATCACCCGGGTGAGCTACGCCCAGTGTCCAGGGGCGTGGTTACGTTGCTAAGAAACGGGgcggggcctggcaggctgggcCGGGAGTCTCACCTCTTTATGGCTTGATTTACGCTACAAGAAGTTAAAATGCTCAATTTCTGTGTACTTTGCCCCAgtgcaaaaaactaaaaaaagcaGCGACGGAGGCGATGAGGATCACTGTGAACAGGTAGGCTatgtccaaggcaaaccattcaatatcacagtaatccaagtgtatgccccaaccagtaacgctgaagaagctgaagttgaacggttctatgaagacctacaagaaccttctagaac
Proteins encoded:
- the BSG gene encoding basigin, whose amino-acid sequence is MAAGQIAVLGLVLLSAQGGFGAGSRIWTNIDNDGSKTRLTCALNHSATEIVGHRWVKGGKVLKEDALPDLKTEYEVDSEDRSGQYSCIFLPEHAGRTDLEVRGPPSIKAVKKSEHATEGETVILVCKSDSFPPVINWLWYKESESGDQVITNSTQSKFFVVSSESRTELHIPNVDLKEDPGKYVCNGTSLEGTSQAAITLRVRNRFAALWPFLGIVAEVLVLVTIIFIYEKRRKPDEVLDDEDIGSAPLKSSGNPLNDKDKDKNVRQRNSS